The following proteins are co-located in the Vigna unguiculata cultivar IT97K-499-35 chromosome 9, ASM411807v1, whole genome shotgun sequence genome:
- the LOC114195903 gene encoding cellulose synthase A catalytic subunit 7 [UDP-forming]-like isoform X4 gives MEASTGLFAGSPNSKELVAIQGPDEPKPVKNLDGQLCEICGDSVGVTVEGDLFVACEECGFPVCRPCYEYERREGTQVCPQCHTRYKRIKGSPRVEGDEDEDDVDDIEHEFKHEEMHKGNMIHGDDDGNSKSGLAKVNGELLSTSVGEPGAKLDEKENIDEWMLRQGNLWPETDDSVDQEKAMKEPLSRKVAIPSGKLSPYRMMVVARFLLLLLFFQYRIFHPVPDAVGLWFISVTCEIWLALSWMIDQIPKWFPIDRETYLDRLSIRFEQENKPNMLSPIDIIVTTVDPIKEPPLVTANTVLSILALDYPADKISCYVSDDGASMLTFEALQETAEFSRKWVPFCKKFSIEPRAPEKYFSDKIDFLKDKLQSTYVKERRTMKREYEEFKVRINALVAKSMRVPPEGWTMKDETPWPGNNPKDHPSMIQVLLPHNVGSELPCLVYTSREKRPAFQHHGKAGAINALLRVSAVLSNAPFVLNLDCNHYVNNSKVVREAMCFFMDIQLGNGIGFVQFPLRFDSLDRHDRYANKNTVLFDINLRCLDGLQGPAYVGSACIFRRKSLTGCDSPVSSKRPSMVQVHSKQDENGEEASITAAATDEEKELLKSQKNDENKFEKSTHTMNSSLTEEGGVDPSSSQEVLLKEAIHVMGSKYEDRTLWGYEMGLSYGSIAADTLTSLKMHCHGWRSVYCMPKRDPFRGTAPINLTDRLNQVLRWAVGSLQILFSHHCPLLYDLNSGRLKGLQRIAYINSTVYPFSSIPLLIYCIVPAICLLTDKFITPSVGTFASLVFTALFISIFASAILELRWSGVGLEEWWRSQQFWVIGSVSANLFAVVQSIMGALPLGRVNTNFSIVSKAPDDVEFRELYTIRWTALLIPPTTIIIINLIGIVAGFTDSINSGEHSWGALLGKLFFSLWVIVHLYPFLKGLMGRQNRTPTLVVIWSVLLASIFSLVWVRVDPFVLKTKGPDVKQCGISC, from the exons ATGGAAGCTAGTACAGGTCTTTTTGCTGGTTCTCCAAACAGCAAAGAGCTTGTGGCCATTCAAGGACCCGATGAG CCTAAGCCGGTGAAGAACTTAGATGGTCAGCTTTGTGAGATATGTGGTGATTCTGTGGGAGTTACAGTTGAAGGAGACTTGTTTGTAGCTTGTGAAGAGTGTGGTTTCCCTGTATGCAGGCCATGCTATGAGTATGAGAGAAGGGAAGGGACTCAAGTTTGTCCTCAGTGTCATACAAGATACAAGCGCATCAAAG GAAGTCCAAGAGTGGAGGGAGATGAGGATGAAGACGACGTGGATGATATTGAACATGAATTCAAGCATGAAGAGATGCATAAGGGAAACATGATCCATGGAGATGATGATGGGAATTCTAAATCAGGTTTAGCAAAG GTGAATGGGGAGCTGCTATCTACAAGTGTGGGAGAACCTG GTGCAAAGTTGGATGAGAAGGAGAACATAGATGAGTGGATGTTGCGCCAAGGGAATCTGTGGCCTGAAACTGATGATTCAGTTGATCAGGAAAAGGCCAT GAAAGAGCCATTGTCAAGGAAAGTAGCAATACCATCTGGCAAACTCAGTCCTTACAGAATGATGGTTGTGGCTAGATTCCTCCTTCTATTACTCTTCTTTCAGTACAGAATTTTCCACCCAGTACCTGATGCAGTTGGACTATGGTTCATATCTGTAACGTGTGAAATCTGGCTTGCATTATCCTGGATGATTGATCAGATTCCCAAATGGTTTCCCATCGATCGGGAGACATATCTTGATCGTCTTTCAATCAG GTTTGAACAAGAGAACAAGCCAAACATGCTTTCTCCAATAGATATCATTGTAACTACTGTGGATCCAATCAAGGAACCTCCACTTGTGACAGCCAATACTGTTCTTTCAATCTTGGCCCTGGATTACCCTGCTGACAAAATCTCATGCTATGTTTCTGATGACGGAGCTTCCATGCTCACCTTTGAAGCTCTTCAAGAAACAGCTGAGTTTTCCAGAAAGTGGGTTCCTTTCTGCAAAAAGTTCTCTATAGAACCCAGAGCACCAGAAAAGTACTTCTCtgataaaatagattttctAAAGGATAAGCTTCAATCCACTTACGTAAAAGAACGCCGTACTATGAAG AGAGAATACGAAGAATTTAAGGTGAGAATAAATGCACTGGTGGCTAAATCTATGCGAGTTCCCCCAGAAGGGTGGACTATGAAAGATGAGACACCATGGCCAGGAAACAACCCCAAAGATCATCCAAGTATGATACAGGTCCTTCTTCCTCACAATGTAGGTAGTGAACTTCCTTGTCTTGTCTATACATCTCGTGAGAAAAGGCCTGCATTTCAACACCACGGCAAAGCTGGTGCAATCAACGCCTTG CTTCGAGTATCGGCAGTGTTAAGCAATGCTCCTTTTGTGCTCAATTTGGATTGCAATCACTATGTAAATAACAGCAAAGTCGTGCGAGAGGCCATGTGTTTCTTTATGGACATACAACTTGGGAATGGCATTGGCTTTGTACAGTTTCCACTAAGATTTGACAGCCTAGATAGGCATGATCGTTATGCCAACAAAAACACTGTTTTATTTGAT ATTAACTTGAGGTGCCTAGATGGACTTCAGGGACCGGCTTATGTTGGTTCAGCATGTATCTTCAGAAGGAAATCCTTAACTGGCTGTGACTCACCAGTGTCTTCAAAACGCCCAAGCATGGTGCAAGTACACTCAAAACAGGATGAGAATGGAGAAGAAGCTAGCATAACAG CAGCAGCAACAGATGAGGAAAAGGAACTATTGAAGTCGCAGaagaatgatgaaaataaatttgagaaGTCCACACATACCATGAACTCTTCATTAACAGAAGAAGGTGGTGTTGATCCTTCTTCCAGTCAGGAAGTCCTGCTTAAAGAAGCTATTCATGTCATGGGTTCTAAATATGAAGACAGAACTCTCTGGGGATATGAG ATGGGTTTAAGCTATGGATCTATAGCAGCAGATACTCTGACAAGTTTAAAGATGCATTGTCATGGTTGGAGATCTGTATATTGCATGCCAAAAAGAGATCCATTCAGGGGTACAGCTCCTATCAACCTCACAGATAGACTCAACCAGGTGCTGAGATGGGCAGTGGGATCACTTCAGATCTTATTCAGCCACCATTGCCCTCTTCTGTATGACCTCAATAGTGGAAGACTCAAAGGACTCCAAAGGATTGCCTATATTAACAGCACTGTCTACCCCTTCAGCTCAATACCCCTCCTAATATACTGTATCGTTCCTGCTATATGCTTGCTCACTGATAAATTCATCACACCATCG GTTGGCACTTTTGCAAGTCTAGTTTTCACCGCATTGTTCATCTCAATCTTTGCCTCGGCGATTCTTGAATTGAGATGGAGTGGAGTTGGCCTGGAGGAATGGTGGAGAAGCCAGCAATTCTGGGTGATTGGGAGTGTGTCTGCGAACCTCTTTGCCGTTGTGCAGAGCATTATGGGAGCTCTTCCACTGGGAAGAGTGAACACAAACTTCAGCATTGTATCAAAGGCACCAGACGATGTAGAATTTCGTGAACTGTATACCATTCGATGGACTGCACTTCTAATACCTCCAACCACCATCATAATAATCAACCTCATTGGTATTGTGGCTGGCTTCACAGATTCCATAAACAGTGGAGAACATTCTTGGGGAGCACTGCTTGGGAAACTGTTCTTTTCTTTATGGGTTATTGTCCATTTGTACCCTTTCCTTAAAGGTCTAATGGGTAGGCAGAACAGAACACCAACTCTTGTTGTCATATGGTCTGTGCTCTTGGCTTCTATCTTCTCCTTGGTTTGGGTGAGAGTTGACCCTTTTGTGTTGAAAACAAAGGGGCCTGATGTCAAGCAATGTGGAATCAGTTGCTGA
- the LOC114195903 gene encoding cellulose synthase A catalytic subunit 7 [UDP-forming]-like isoform X5: MEASTGLFAGSPNSKELVAIQGPDEPKPVKNLDGQLCEICGDSVGVTVEGDLFVACEECGFPVCRPCYEYERREGTQVCPQCHTRYKRIKGSPRVEGDEDEDDVDDIEHEFKHEEMHKGNMIHGDDDGNSKSGLAKVNGELLSTSVGEPAGAKLDEKENIDEWMLRQGNLWPETDDSVDQEKAMKEPLSRKVAIPSGKLSPYRMMVVARFLLLLLFFQYRIFHPVPDAVGLWFISVTCEIWLALSWMIDQIPKWFPIDRETYLDRLSIRFEQENKPNMLSPIDIIVTTVDPIKEPPLVTANTVLSILALDYPADKISCYVSDDGASMLTFEALQETAEFSRKWVPFCKKFSIEPRAPEKYFSDKIDFLKDKLQSTYVKERRTMKREYEEFKVRINALVAKSMRVPPEGWTMKDETPWPGNNPKDHPSMIQVLLPHNVGSELPCLVYTSREKRPAFQHHGKAGAINALLRVSAVLSNAPFVLNLDCNHYVNNSKVVREAMCFFMDIQLGNGIGFVQFPLRFDSLDRHDRYANKNTVLFDINLRCLDGLQGPAYVGSACIFRRKSLTGCDSPVSSKRPSMVQVHSKQDENGEEASITAATDEEKELLKSQKNDENKFEKSTHTMNSSLTEEGGVDPSSSQEVLLKEAIHVMGSKYEDRTLWGYEMGLSYGSIAADTLTSLKMHCHGWRSVYCMPKRDPFRGTAPINLTDRLNQVLRWAVGSLQILFSHHCPLLYDLNSGRLKGLQRIAYINSTVYPFSSIPLLIYCIVPAICLLTDKFITPSVGTFASLVFTALFISIFASAILELRWSGVGLEEWWRSQQFWVIGSVSANLFAVVQSIMGALPLGRVNTNFSIVSKAPDDVEFRELYTIRWTALLIPPTTIIIINLIGIVAGFTDSINSGEHSWGALLGKLFFSLWVIVHLYPFLKGLMGRQNRTPTLVVIWSVLLASIFSLVWVRVDPFVLKTKGPDVKQCGISC, translated from the exons ATGGAAGCTAGTACAGGTCTTTTTGCTGGTTCTCCAAACAGCAAAGAGCTTGTGGCCATTCAAGGACCCGATGAG CCTAAGCCGGTGAAGAACTTAGATGGTCAGCTTTGTGAGATATGTGGTGATTCTGTGGGAGTTACAGTTGAAGGAGACTTGTTTGTAGCTTGTGAAGAGTGTGGTTTCCCTGTATGCAGGCCATGCTATGAGTATGAGAGAAGGGAAGGGACTCAAGTTTGTCCTCAGTGTCATACAAGATACAAGCGCATCAAAG GAAGTCCAAGAGTGGAGGGAGATGAGGATGAAGACGACGTGGATGATATTGAACATGAATTCAAGCATGAAGAGATGCATAAGGGAAACATGATCCATGGAGATGATGATGGGAATTCTAAATCAGGTTTAGCAAAG GTGAATGGGGAGCTGCTATCTACAAGTGTGGGAGAACCTG CAGGTGCAAAGTTGGATGAGAAGGAGAACATAGATGAGTGGATGTTGCGCCAAGGGAATCTGTGGCCTGAAACTGATGATTCAGTTGATCAGGAAAAGGCCAT GAAAGAGCCATTGTCAAGGAAAGTAGCAATACCATCTGGCAAACTCAGTCCTTACAGAATGATGGTTGTGGCTAGATTCCTCCTTCTATTACTCTTCTTTCAGTACAGAATTTTCCACCCAGTACCTGATGCAGTTGGACTATGGTTCATATCTGTAACGTGTGAAATCTGGCTTGCATTATCCTGGATGATTGATCAGATTCCCAAATGGTTTCCCATCGATCGGGAGACATATCTTGATCGTCTTTCAATCAG GTTTGAACAAGAGAACAAGCCAAACATGCTTTCTCCAATAGATATCATTGTAACTACTGTGGATCCAATCAAGGAACCTCCACTTGTGACAGCCAATACTGTTCTTTCAATCTTGGCCCTGGATTACCCTGCTGACAAAATCTCATGCTATGTTTCTGATGACGGAGCTTCCATGCTCACCTTTGAAGCTCTTCAAGAAACAGCTGAGTTTTCCAGAAAGTGGGTTCCTTTCTGCAAAAAGTTCTCTATAGAACCCAGAGCACCAGAAAAGTACTTCTCtgataaaatagattttctAAAGGATAAGCTTCAATCCACTTACGTAAAAGAACGCCGTACTATGAAG AGAGAATACGAAGAATTTAAGGTGAGAATAAATGCACTGGTGGCTAAATCTATGCGAGTTCCCCCAGAAGGGTGGACTATGAAAGATGAGACACCATGGCCAGGAAACAACCCCAAAGATCATCCAAGTATGATACAGGTCCTTCTTCCTCACAATGTAGGTAGTGAACTTCCTTGTCTTGTCTATACATCTCGTGAGAAAAGGCCTGCATTTCAACACCACGGCAAAGCTGGTGCAATCAACGCCTTG CTTCGAGTATCGGCAGTGTTAAGCAATGCTCCTTTTGTGCTCAATTTGGATTGCAATCACTATGTAAATAACAGCAAAGTCGTGCGAGAGGCCATGTGTTTCTTTATGGACATACAACTTGGGAATGGCATTGGCTTTGTACAGTTTCCACTAAGATTTGACAGCCTAGATAGGCATGATCGTTATGCCAACAAAAACACTGTTTTATTTGAT ATTAACTTGAGGTGCCTAGATGGACTTCAGGGACCGGCTTATGTTGGTTCAGCATGTATCTTCAGAAGGAAATCCTTAACTGGCTGTGACTCACCAGTGTCTTCAAAACGCCCAAGCATGGTGCAAGTACACTCAAAACAGGATGAGAATGGAGAAGAAGCTAGCATAACAG CAGCAACAGATGAGGAAAAGGAACTATTGAAGTCGCAGaagaatgatgaaaataaatttgagaaGTCCACACATACCATGAACTCTTCATTAACAGAAGAAGGTGGTGTTGATCCTTCTTCCAGTCAGGAAGTCCTGCTTAAAGAAGCTATTCATGTCATGGGTTCTAAATATGAAGACAGAACTCTCTGGGGATATGAG ATGGGTTTAAGCTATGGATCTATAGCAGCAGATACTCTGACAAGTTTAAAGATGCATTGTCATGGTTGGAGATCTGTATATTGCATGCCAAAAAGAGATCCATTCAGGGGTACAGCTCCTATCAACCTCACAGATAGACTCAACCAGGTGCTGAGATGGGCAGTGGGATCACTTCAGATCTTATTCAGCCACCATTGCCCTCTTCTGTATGACCTCAATAGTGGAAGACTCAAAGGACTCCAAAGGATTGCCTATATTAACAGCACTGTCTACCCCTTCAGCTCAATACCCCTCCTAATATACTGTATCGTTCCTGCTATATGCTTGCTCACTGATAAATTCATCACACCATCG GTTGGCACTTTTGCAAGTCTAGTTTTCACCGCATTGTTCATCTCAATCTTTGCCTCGGCGATTCTTGAATTGAGATGGAGTGGAGTTGGCCTGGAGGAATGGTGGAGAAGCCAGCAATTCTGGGTGATTGGGAGTGTGTCTGCGAACCTCTTTGCCGTTGTGCAGAGCATTATGGGAGCTCTTCCACTGGGAAGAGTGAACACAAACTTCAGCATTGTATCAAAGGCACCAGACGATGTAGAATTTCGTGAACTGTATACCATTCGATGGACTGCACTTCTAATACCTCCAACCACCATCATAATAATCAACCTCATTGGTATTGTGGCTGGCTTCACAGATTCCATAAACAGTGGAGAACATTCTTGGGGAGCACTGCTTGGGAAACTGTTCTTTTCTTTATGGGTTATTGTCCATTTGTACCCTTTCCTTAAAGGTCTAATGGGTAGGCAGAACAGAACACCAACTCTTGTTGTCATATGGTCTGTGCTCTTGGCTTCTATCTTCTCCTTGGTTTGGGTGAGAGTTGACCCTTTTGTGTTGAAAACAAAGGGGCCTGATGTCAAGCAATGTGGAATCAGTTGCTGA
- the LOC114195903 gene encoding cellulose synthase A catalytic subunit 7 [UDP-forming]-like isoform X2, with the protein MEASTGLFAGSPNSKELVAIQGPDEPKPVKNLDGQLCEICGDSVGVTVEGDLFVACEECGFPVCRPCYEYERREGTQVCPQCHTRYKRIKGSPRVEGDEDEDDVDDIEHEFKHEEMHKGNMIHGDDDGNSKSGLAKVNGELLSTSVGEPAGAKLDEKENIDEWMLRQGNLWPETDDSVDQEKAMKEPLSRKVAIPSGKLSPYRMMVVARFLLLLLFFQYRIFHPVPDAVGLWFISVTCEIWLALSWMIDQIPKWFPIDRETYLDRLSIRFEQENKPNMLSPIDIIVTTVDPIKEPPLVTANTVLSILALDYPADKISCYVSDDGASMLTFEALQETAEFSRKWVPFCKKFSIEPRAPEKYFSDKIDFLKDKLQSTYVKERRTMKREYEEFKVRINALVAKSMRVPPEGWTMKDETPWPGNNPKDHPSMIQVLLPHNVGSELPCLVYTSREKRPAFQHHGKAGAINALLRVSAVLSNAPFVLNLDCNHYVNNSKVVREAMCFFMDIQLGNGIGFVQFPLRFDSLDRHDRYANKNTVLFDINLRCLDGLQGPAYVGSACIFRRKSLTGCDSPVSSKRPSMVQVHSKQDENGEEASITAAATDEEKELLKSQKNDENKFEKSTHTMNSSLTEEGGVDPSSSQEVLLKEAIHVMGSKYEDRTLWGYEMGLSYGSIAADTLTSLKMHCHGWRSVYCMPKRDPFRGTAPINLTDRLNQVLRWAVGSLQILFSHHCPLLYDLNSGRLKGLQRIAYINSTVYPFSSIPLLIYCIVPAICLLTDKFITPSVGTFASLVFTALFISIFASAILELRWSGVGLEEWWRSQQFWVIGSVSANLFAVVQSIMGALPLGRVNTNFSIVSKAPDDVEFRELYTIRWTALLIPPTTIIIINLIGIVAGFTDSINSGEHSWGALLGKLFFSLWVIVHLYPFLKGLMGRQNRTPTLVVIWSVLLASIFSLVWVRVDPFVLKTKGPDVKQCGISC; encoded by the exons ATGGAAGCTAGTACAGGTCTTTTTGCTGGTTCTCCAAACAGCAAAGAGCTTGTGGCCATTCAAGGACCCGATGAG CCTAAGCCGGTGAAGAACTTAGATGGTCAGCTTTGTGAGATATGTGGTGATTCTGTGGGAGTTACAGTTGAAGGAGACTTGTTTGTAGCTTGTGAAGAGTGTGGTTTCCCTGTATGCAGGCCATGCTATGAGTATGAGAGAAGGGAAGGGACTCAAGTTTGTCCTCAGTGTCATACAAGATACAAGCGCATCAAAG GAAGTCCAAGAGTGGAGGGAGATGAGGATGAAGACGACGTGGATGATATTGAACATGAATTCAAGCATGAAGAGATGCATAAGGGAAACATGATCCATGGAGATGATGATGGGAATTCTAAATCAGGTTTAGCAAAG GTGAATGGGGAGCTGCTATCTACAAGTGTGGGAGAACCTG CAGGTGCAAAGTTGGATGAGAAGGAGAACATAGATGAGTGGATGTTGCGCCAAGGGAATCTGTGGCCTGAAACTGATGATTCAGTTGATCAGGAAAAGGCCAT GAAAGAGCCATTGTCAAGGAAAGTAGCAATACCATCTGGCAAACTCAGTCCTTACAGAATGATGGTTGTGGCTAGATTCCTCCTTCTATTACTCTTCTTTCAGTACAGAATTTTCCACCCAGTACCTGATGCAGTTGGACTATGGTTCATATCTGTAACGTGTGAAATCTGGCTTGCATTATCCTGGATGATTGATCAGATTCCCAAATGGTTTCCCATCGATCGGGAGACATATCTTGATCGTCTTTCAATCAG GTTTGAACAAGAGAACAAGCCAAACATGCTTTCTCCAATAGATATCATTGTAACTACTGTGGATCCAATCAAGGAACCTCCACTTGTGACAGCCAATACTGTTCTTTCAATCTTGGCCCTGGATTACCCTGCTGACAAAATCTCATGCTATGTTTCTGATGACGGAGCTTCCATGCTCACCTTTGAAGCTCTTCAAGAAACAGCTGAGTTTTCCAGAAAGTGGGTTCCTTTCTGCAAAAAGTTCTCTATAGAACCCAGAGCACCAGAAAAGTACTTCTCtgataaaatagattttctAAAGGATAAGCTTCAATCCACTTACGTAAAAGAACGCCGTACTATGAAG AGAGAATACGAAGAATTTAAGGTGAGAATAAATGCACTGGTGGCTAAATCTATGCGAGTTCCCCCAGAAGGGTGGACTATGAAAGATGAGACACCATGGCCAGGAAACAACCCCAAAGATCATCCAAGTATGATACAGGTCCTTCTTCCTCACAATGTAGGTAGTGAACTTCCTTGTCTTGTCTATACATCTCGTGAGAAAAGGCCTGCATTTCAACACCACGGCAAAGCTGGTGCAATCAACGCCTTG CTTCGAGTATCGGCAGTGTTAAGCAATGCTCCTTTTGTGCTCAATTTGGATTGCAATCACTATGTAAATAACAGCAAAGTCGTGCGAGAGGCCATGTGTTTCTTTATGGACATACAACTTGGGAATGGCATTGGCTTTGTACAGTTTCCACTAAGATTTGACAGCCTAGATAGGCATGATCGTTATGCCAACAAAAACACTGTTTTATTTGAT ATTAACTTGAGGTGCCTAGATGGACTTCAGGGACCGGCTTATGTTGGTTCAGCATGTATCTTCAGAAGGAAATCCTTAACTGGCTGTGACTCACCAGTGTCTTCAAAACGCCCAAGCATGGTGCAAGTACACTCAAAACAGGATGAGAATGGAGAAGAAGCTAGCATAACAG CAGCAGCAACAGATGAGGAAAAGGAACTATTGAAGTCGCAGaagaatgatgaaaataaatttgagaaGTCCACACATACCATGAACTCTTCATTAACAGAAGAAGGTGGTGTTGATCCTTCTTCCAGTCAGGAAGTCCTGCTTAAAGAAGCTATTCATGTCATGGGTTCTAAATATGAAGACAGAACTCTCTGGGGATATGAG ATGGGTTTAAGCTATGGATCTATAGCAGCAGATACTCTGACAAGTTTAAAGATGCATTGTCATGGTTGGAGATCTGTATATTGCATGCCAAAAAGAGATCCATTCAGGGGTACAGCTCCTATCAACCTCACAGATAGACTCAACCAGGTGCTGAGATGGGCAGTGGGATCACTTCAGATCTTATTCAGCCACCATTGCCCTCTTCTGTATGACCTCAATAGTGGAAGACTCAAAGGACTCCAAAGGATTGCCTATATTAACAGCACTGTCTACCCCTTCAGCTCAATACCCCTCCTAATATACTGTATCGTTCCTGCTATATGCTTGCTCACTGATAAATTCATCACACCATCG GTTGGCACTTTTGCAAGTCTAGTTTTCACCGCATTGTTCATCTCAATCTTTGCCTCGGCGATTCTTGAATTGAGATGGAGTGGAGTTGGCCTGGAGGAATGGTGGAGAAGCCAGCAATTCTGGGTGATTGGGAGTGTGTCTGCGAACCTCTTTGCCGTTGTGCAGAGCATTATGGGAGCTCTTCCACTGGGAAGAGTGAACACAAACTTCAGCATTGTATCAAAGGCACCAGACGATGTAGAATTTCGTGAACTGTATACCATTCGATGGACTGCACTTCTAATACCTCCAACCACCATCATAATAATCAACCTCATTGGTATTGTGGCTGGCTTCACAGATTCCATAAACAGTGGAGAACATTCTTGGGGAGCACTGCTTGGGAAACTGTTCTTTTCTTTATGGGTTATTGTCCATTTGTACCCTTTCCTTAAAGGTCTAATGGGTAGGCAGAACAGAACACCAACTCTTGTTGTCATATGGTCTGTGCTCTTGGCTTCTATCTTCTCCTTGGTTTGGGTGAGAGTTGACCCTTTTGTGTTGAAAACAAAGGGGCCTGATGTCAAGCAATGTGGAATCAGTTGCTGA